In Tenacibaculum pacificus, a single window of DNA contains:
- a CDS encoding DUF3526 domain-containing protein, with protein MNTIANTSLTHQVKFLNTTTEFHKNMRLQFYPKIFENRDTGTVNLNFLKLKLN; from the coding sequence ATGAATACGATTGCAAATACTAGTTTAACTCATCAAGTAAAGTTTTTAAATACAACTACAGAGTTTCATAAAAATATGCGTTTACAATTTTATCCTAAAATTTTTGAGAATCGAGATACAGGTACTGTAAACTTGAATTTTTTAAAGCTGAAACTGAATTGA
- a CDS encoding Fur family transcriptional regulator encodes MGIIRKTKSVNILLDEFSKNSSAISVIILIERLSLKMNKTTIYRILDKLEDDGVLHSFLGKNGNKWYAKCNDCSNTKHHDTHPHFQCSDCGKVDCLSTNVLIPNIPNRKVDTSQILIQGKCEECFS; translated from the coding sequence ATGGGCATTATCAGAAAAACAAAATCAGTAAATATATTACTTGATGAATTTAGTAAAAACTCAAGTGCAATATCAGTTATTATTCTAATTGAACGTCTTAGTTTAAAAATGAATAAAACTACTATATATCGAATTTTAGACAAATTAGAAGACGATGGTGTTTTACATTCTTTTCTTGGGAAAAATGGAAATAAGTGGTATGCAAAATGTAATGATTGTTCAAATACAAAACATCATGATACTCACCCACATTTTCAATGTTCTGATTGTGGAAAGGTAGATTGTTTATCAACAAATGTTCTTATACCTAATATTCCTAATCGTAAAGTTGATACATCTCAAATATTAATTCAAGGAAAATGTGAAGAATGTTTTAGTTAA
- a CDS encoding mechanosensitive ion channel family protein, producing MNELLTYRFNLDSFLGILGYILVVVFISWLLSRVIRYIIVQIIKRRKTSPYGGTSILFFRNSVKFFIGFFGITYIITTVPAFSSKASLIFSGAGILAAIIGFAAQAALSNLIAGAFIVLFRPFRVGDYIKLDDTRVGIVEDITLRHTVINNFENKRLIIPNSVISTDSVLNHTIEDSHVLSFNNFKLGIKADIDLARQIIQEEAIKLPTVIDFRTPEQVIADVKQVDVRVIDVHTDHIHMRAYVWLNEPFQEFKTKCSLKEAVHKRFLVEGVALPIPIYKILKV from the coding sequence ATGAATGAATTATTAACATATCGTTTTAATTTAGATTCTTTTTTAGGGATTTTGGGATATATATTAGTAGTCGTATTTATTTCATGGTTGTTATCTAGAGTGATACGTTATATTATTGTTCAAATTATAAAGCGTAGAAAAACATCTCCTTATGGAGGAACCAGTATTTTGTTTTTTAGAAATTCTGTAAAATTTTTTATAGGTTTTTTTGGAATTACTTATATTATTACAACAGTACCTGCTTTTAGTAGTAAAGCTTCGTTAATTTTTTCTGGAGCAGGTATTTTAGCCGCTATTATTGGTTTTGCGGCACAAGCAGCATTGTCTAATTTAATCGCAGGAGCTTTTATTGTTCTTTTTCGTCCGTTTAGAGTGGGTGATTATATAAAACTTGATGATACTAGAGTTGGTATTGTTGAAGATATAACCTTACGACATACAGTTATTAACAATTTTGAAAATAAACGATTAATTATACCAAACTCGGTAATAAGTACCGATTCAGTATTAAATCATACGATTGAAGATTCTCATGTTCTTAGTTTTAATAACTTTAAACTAGGGATAAAAGCAGATATTGATTTAGCAAGGCAAATTATACAAGAAGAAGCTATTAAATTACCGACTGTTATTGATTTTAGAACTCCTGAACAGGTAATAGCAGATGTTAAACAAGTAGATGTTCGTGTAATTGATGTACATACAGATCATATACATATGCGTGCCTATGTTTGGTTAAACGAACCATTTCAAGAATTTAAAACAAAATGTTCTTTAAAAGAAGCGGTACATAAACGTTTTTTAGTAGAAGGAGTGGCTTTACCAATTCCTATTTATAAAATTTTGAAGGTTTAA
- a CDS encoding DNA gyrase/topoisomerase IV subunit A, translating into MSEQINEHEHEEELNNTNQPIENTETITKVTGMYKEWFLDYASYVILERAVPSLEDGLKPVQRRIMHSMKDLDDGRYNKVANIVGHTMQYHPRGDASIADAMVQIGQKELLIDMQGNWGNILTGDRAAASRYIEARLSKFALDVVFNPKTTEWKKSYDGRRNEPIDLPVKFPLLLAQGAEGIAVGLSTKILPHNFNELIAASIKYLRGRSFTIYPDFLTGGVADFTNYNDGKRGGKVRVRANISQLDKKTLVITEIPFGTTTTSLIDSILKANDKGKIKIRKIEDNTAAAVEILVHLPTGISPDKTIDALYAFTNCENSISPLSCTIEDNKPVFIGVSEMLKHSTDLTVKLLKSELEIQLNELEEQWHFASLERIFIENRIYRDIEEQETWQAVIKAIDKGLVGHIEHLKREITVEDITRLTEIRIKKISKFDIDKAKQYIEGLEDKIAEVKHHLDNLITFAIDYFKGLKTKYGKGHERKTEIKIFDDIVATKVVMRNTKLYVNIEEGFVGTSLKKDKYVDDCADIDDIIIFKDNGTMMVTKVASKTFVGKGIIHIAIFKKKDKRTVYNMMYRDGSRGVNYMKRFNVISVTRDKEYDLTTGAKGSKLLYFSVNPNGEAEVVTVNLRPVAGVTKLKWDVNFAELAVKGRAIRGNQVTKYSIRKVEFKTAGVSTLKPRKIWFDDTVQRLNVDGRGDLLGEFRAEDKILIATQSGKIKAVSPSLSMHFESDMIVLEKWKPNKPISAIYFDAEKERYYVKRFLIEAVDKEETFIADTEKSKLEILSTDYRPVAEVIFSKRSLENLKVNFEEFIAIKGIKAQGNQLTTDKIRIVNLLESLPYEESILLTEEEVKDEEVIDDILPLEVEVVAPKEFEQTKEDKAKKALERALQKKKKNTEEDDSQTALF; encoded by the coding sequence ATGAGTGAACAAATAAATGAACACGAACACGAAGAAGAATTAAATAATACTAACCAACCAATTGAAAATACAGAAACTATTACCAAGGTAACAGGAATGTATAAAGAATGGTTTTTAGATTACGCTTCGTATGTAATTTTAGAAAGAGCAGTTCCGTCATTAGAAGATGGGTTAAAACCCGTACAACGTAGAATAATGCATTCTATGAAAGATTTAGATGATGGACGTTACAATAAAGTAGCAAATATTGTTGGGCATACGATGCAGTATCACCCGCGTGGTGATGCTTCAATTGCAGATGCTATGGTGCAAATTGGTCAGAAAGAATTACTGATTGATATGCAAGGTAACTGGGGTAATATTTTAACAGGAGACCGTGCAGCAGCTTCTCGTTATATAGAAGCACGTTTATCTAAATTTGCTTTAGACGTGGTTTTTAATCCTAAGACTACTGAATGGAAAAAATCGTACGATGGTAGAAGAAATGAACCAATAGATTTACCTGTAAAATTCCCTTTATTATTAGCGCAAGGAGCAGAGGGGATTGCCGTAGGTTTATCAACTAAAATATTGCCACATAATTTTAATGAATTGATAGCGGCATCTATCAAATATTTAAGAGGAAGAAGTTTTACTATTTATCCAGATTTTTTAACAGGAGGAGTAGCTGATTTTACCAATTATAATGATGGTAAACGTGGAGGGAAAGTACGTGTACGTGCAAATATTTCTCAACTAGATAAAAAAACATTAGTTATCACTGAAATTCCTTTCGGTACAACTACAACATCTTTAATTGATAGTATTTTAAAAGCCAATGATAAGGGTAAAATAAAAATACGTAAAATTGAAGATAATACTGCCGCAGCCGTAGAAATATTAGTGCATTTGCCTACAGGAATATCTCCTGATAAAACAATTGATGCTTTATATGCTTTTACAAATTGTGAAAATTCAATTTCTCCGCTGTCTTGTACAATTGAAGATAACAAACCTGTATTTATAGGTGTTTCTGAAATGTTAAAACACTCTACTGATTTAACAGTAAAGTTATTAAAAAGTGAATTAGAAATTCAATTAAATGAGTTAGAAGAACAATGGCATTTTGCTTCTTTAGAAAGAATTTTTATTGAAAATAGAATTTATCGTGATATTGAAGAGCAAGAAACATGGCAAGCTGTAATTAAAGCTATTGATAAAGGTTTAGTAGGACACATTGAGCACCTAAAAAGAGAAATAACAGTAGAAGATATTACCCGCTTAACAGAAATTCGAATTAAGAAAATTTCAAAATTCGATATAGATAAAGCAAAACAATATATTGAAGGCTTAGAGGATAAAATAGCAGAAGTTAAACATCATTTAGATAACTTAATTACATTTGCTATAGACTATTTTAAAGGCTTAAAAACCAAGTATGGTAAAGGGCATGAGCGCAAAACTGAAATTAAAATTTTTGATGATATTGTAGCTACAAAAGTAGTAATGCGAAACACAAAACTATATGTAAATATAGAAGAGGGATTTGTAGGAACTTCATTAAAAAAAGATAAATATGTTGATGATTGTGCTGATATAGATGATATAATTATCTTTAAAGATAACGGTACAATGATGGTTACAAAAGTAGCTTCTAAAACTTTTGTAGGTAAAGGAATTATCCATATTGCAATCTTTAAGAAAAAAGATAAGCGTACTGTATATAATATGATGTATAGAGATGGTTCTAGAGGGGTAAATTATATGAAACGTTTTAATGTAATAAGTGTAACTCGTGATAAAGAATATGATTTAACTACAGGGGCTAAAGGTTCAAAATTATTATATTTTAGTGTAAATCCTAACGGAGAAGCTGAGGTAGTTACAGTTAATTTACGTCCTGTTGCAGGAGTAACAAAATTAAAATGGGATGTTAATTTTGCAGAATTAGCAGTTAAAGGACGTGCTATTCGAGGAAATCAAGTTACAAAATATAGTATTAGAAAAGTAGAATTTAAAACAGCAGGTGTTTCTACTTTAAAACCTCGTAAAATTTGGTTTGATGATACTGTTCAGCGTTTAAATGTTGATGGAAGAGGTGATTTATTAGGAGAGTTTAGAGCTGAAGATAAAATTTTAATTGCTACACAATCAGGTAAAATAAAAGCAGTATCACCAAGTTTATCAATGCATTTTGAAAGTGATATGATTGTTTTAGAAAAATGGAAGCCTAACAAACCTATTTCGGCAATTTATTTTGATGCAGAAAAAGAACGTTATTATGTAAAACGTTTTTTAATTGAAGCAGTAGATAAAGAAGAAACCTTTATTGCTGATACCGAAAAATCAAAATTAGAAATTTTATCTACAGATTATCGTCCTGTAGCTGAGGTTATATTTTCAAAGCGTAGTTTAGAAAACCTTAAAGTTAATTTTGAAGAGTTTATAGCTATAAAAGGTATTAAAGCACAAGGGAATCAATTAACAACCGATAAAATACGTATTGTTAATTTATTAGAATCTTTGCCTTACGAGGAGTCAATACTTTTAACAGAGGAAGAGGTTAAAGATGAGGAAGTTATAGATGATATTCTACCTCTAGAAGTTGAGGTTGTAGCGCCTAAGGAGTTTGAACAAACAAAAGAAGATAAAGCTAAGAAAGCATTAGAGCGTGCACTTCAAAAAAAGAAAAAGAACACAGAAGAAGATGATAGTCAAACAGCATTATTTTAA